One part of the Paenibacillus silvisoli genome encodes these proteins:
- a CDS encoding glycoside hydrolase family 78 protein translates to MKRLLSITLVFSILFGLIVNFIPQTAEAALGDNASVVPVLDFNGAGEARYYAVAFMYYESWSRNDGTWNDSDPDRPGETVTVTHPYTFSFPGRKVRNVRPLKFLPSSHLDLFNRSRAGANGDNPKEQYTDFSRYVSSNIYNPSQSDETGEGTSTISFTASTKVLLSSIEPYDMNAFFPGSYCPTCMPSTKIYRYYVPILLEFQLDGVLEVHHKTTTGENIDAAFTNQTQNMAQGTPQTITPGTAAGYTYVGYKKSTVSSPSGGSIVNGNPPTFVYDGKYDKYYLNLYYEKDSDGKAYIRHVTKTGQSLDSVFGDHTEPLVHGEPYAPIAPKNDDYKFLGYVKTSGSPGTPPAYFMNPISGEYSISSFNRTQFSTLYLYYVYDVTTAGKIHVRHMVRSGPTGTYKQQGSDQVIPVATLPHTRTLTADADAYGTIQGKSLSYSAYSSTVSTGSNVSVSLTSTASQAYVTFFYENAASFSGDFDVLPPKIAYKDSFKLHPKDFVLNGCTYVSHTWKIERDGLSWQSSPQSNQSLDMNFSYSSYPALLGVGIQNVYLKIKTNCGESKWIGPKTLELTGPKNNRPPSFQIGFVRPSNPKEILHTVPEGEVLSLVVIEDPTVPTPTDPDGDTITFNGFDFASGDDWVKSIPSKGIDHYLQYVSIEMDGPGYHTVTASMRDAFGALATAFTSIEIVPPNPVPVIDGLDRVVQGRPLTETFKGDRSYSPIGRSINHARDEWTNVKAVYNTVGTEDITLNVYDSMGLKSLRPAVHQLTVLEDLPPIPVLEYPNPSVRNASVVFANTSYSPDGDAIIKNKVTYRYDKDNDGNFIEESAAAITMNGQNEFTFTPVRVGQYRFYVELEEDWGKKATGEFDFQVINDAPSVNFDISTESKTPAPLVPVQLKGNILAGLASGWKNSDFKTASKASSWNYNSANGALVHSPTDFSRFSLNVAPAANIKIIDTGMYYYTNDSYSYLTGLTYNLGNGYFARIEQRSPSTTLLARVYKIDASGSIVQVSEHEDVSGIYGVDVINQLVYAKTNASHEGASIPAIATYTMASFLSSSGIPQNTGFQAVINGIRMDLSFQGLNEGTKYRPTAFGDALYYEEYVSLYTNTYRKKLFNWGEDTAYSMTEYGDSDYYYDSLPFSNRGFADNKMRYHFYVDTGSSGSHGYKIFNPADDSNANIENYSDMWSEIHYNYTEDLIPTFDGKYVISNYTGTGIVYDTTTKKRLYSADTYILGTTASGLVYGTGNGYVKGYKIDSGGALTQLWNSPSTAAYSSILQDNSDGLVVMEVQESTVTVSRVDLFTGAKTNLATLVKPSDITDCSISLAFTGELKVDMSNGRNQRKTFFITSTGNRFANEALSSQNQLLGTPHFKNVMLQYKMKMNLSVNEDIFSGFSFGAQDISNMYRVEHNAKKLQLVKVEGGHRTVIQSMPYTFNTHQTYQVKIVALDGRVKVYVDGVPLIDKADPTFGDGQFGPFSEIPRTEFTGMSYSDLKDMSAASKLQGVALVGQDMLYTITNDDAENDPMIEALTEWKYTKTKEKFLNAGDGKSGSSVHNGKIYQAPLNQPDKVGVYEVSYKTVDDPNADFRYPSTAFQLYRKSSNTALQTLIVHRAPIVDYDLGLNGDKTVKWTDRSRDPDRYLSSTNYSTEATGIDYLKTKGILQKKFYYISPSGTFVESKLVTPTELGTFTVGMAVKDEYGAWTDFLEKTITIGTLPSPDEPPHAGFTSPATGYRGVPVTMDSTAWDKEDGARQNLPHEYYIQTDGGAESLASTARTSWTKTFSTLGTFSIRQTVEDHVGQASTVTHSITITNRVPAAELYLPSSTNQSAPEKLATATPTFKWNYSDLDDDSQTKYQVKVYRYGGILEQDSGIRSGSALLWTPGAALPEKVDMYVIVRVFDGYDWSSYSAPKYFYLETNQPPAADFDWLPKPVYEGDKVSLTQTLSDSDQDSLSIRYQVTDPVGASQAYDLTGSFPYATAGPSFNAATPGSYTVQLTVSDGKAAPVFIRKTINVLPLTVSGQVKHTEQWNERRKESNLAASGNENSPRSYATFWAGERFMLEAATTVTGTATAADRVTATLNGVAVSLQPANAAKTAWRGDMWEESFENLPEGPLLFTFKAVYTNGTVKSTTVTVTIAGNTRQTVGVHRVQ, encoded by the coding sequence ATGAAGCGATTGCTTAGCATCACACTCGTTTTTTCAATTCTGTTCGGATTGATCGTTAATTTCATACCACAGACCGCTGAAGCTGCCCTAGGAGACAATGCAAGCGTCGTTCCGGTTTTGGATTTTAACGGGGCGGGTGAAGCGCGATATTATGCTGTGGCGTTTATGTACTATGAATCATGGAGTAGAAACGATGGAACATGGAATGACTCAGATCCTGACCGACCAGGAGAAACGGTCACGGTTACGCATCCTTATACATTCTCGTTTCCCGGAAGAAAGGTGCGCAATGTTAGGCCGTTGAAGTTCCTTCCTAGCTCGCATTTGGATTTGTTTAATCGATCAAGGGCAGGGGCTAATGGGGATAACCCGAAGGAACAATATACCGATTTCTCCAGATATGTAAGTTCCAATATTTATAACCCATCCCAAAGCGATGAAACGGGAGAGGGTACGTCCACCATCTCGTTCACAGCTTCTACCAAAGTATTATTAAGCTCTATTGAGCCTTACGATATGAATGCGTTTTTTCCCGGTTCATACTGCCCAACATGTATGCCGTCTACTAAAATCTACCGCTATTACGTCCCAATCCTATTAGAATTCCAACTCGACGGCGTACTAGAAGTCCACCATAAAACAACAACCGGCGAGAATATCGATGCGGCTTTTACGAATCAGACGCAGAACATGGCGCAGGGCACTCCTCAAACGATTACTCCTGGAACAGCCGCCGGCTACACCTATGTTGGCTATAAGAAAAGTACGGTAAGCTCACCGAGCGGGGGATCAATCGTAAACGGAAATCCGCCAACCTTTGTGTACGATGGCAAATATGATAAATACTATCTGAATCTGTATTACGAGAAAGATTCGGACGGAAAAGCTTATATCCGCCACGTCACGAAAACGGGCCAAAGTCTTGATTCGGTATTTGGCGATCATACGGAACCATTAGTTCATGGGGAACCGTATGCGCCAATCGCACCAAAGAATGATGATTACAAGTTTCTAGGCTATGTGAAAACCAGTGGTTCGCCGGGAACACCGCCTGCTTATTTCATGAATCCGATAAGCGGAGAATACAGCATTTCATCATTCAATCGCACACAATTTTCAACGCTATACCTTTACTACGTCTATGACGTCACGACCGCGGGCAAGATTCACGTTCGGCATATGGTGCGGTCTGGACCTACGGGCACCTATAAACAGCAGGGAAGCGATCAGGTGATTCCTGTTGCGACTTTACCGCATACTCGAACCCTTACAGCAGATGCAGATGCCTATGGAACGATTCAAGGAAAAAGCCTCTCCTATTCGGCTTATTCTAGTACCGTATCTACAGGATCGAATGTCAGTGTATCGCTTACTTCAACGGCTTCGCAGGCGTATGTAACCTTCTTTTATGAGAATGCTGCCAGCTTTTCAGGTGATTTCGATGTACTGCCTCCGAAGATAGCTTATAAGGATAGCTTCAAATTGCATCCGAAGGATTTTGTTTTGAATGGCTGCACATACGTATCGCACACTTGGAAAATAGAACGAGATGGTTTGTCGTGGCAAAGCAGTCCTCAGTCGAATCAATCGCTCGATATGAATTTTTCCTACAGCTCATACCCTGCGCTGTTAGGTGTAGGTATTCAAAACGTGTATTTGAAAATCAAGACAAACTGCGGAGAATCGAAGTGGATTGGCCCTAAAACGCTTGAGCTAACAGGGCCGAAGAACAATCGTCCGCCATCGTTTCAAATCGGATTTGTTCGTCCGAGCAATCCGAAAGAGATCCTGCATACCGTACCGGAAGGCGAAGTCCTAAGCTTGGTCGTTATCGAAGATCCAACCGTTCCGACGCCGACCGACCCGGACGGGGATACGATCACTTTTAACGGCTTTGACTTCGCTTCCGGCGACGACTGGGTGAAGTCGATTCCGTCCAAAGGAATCGATCATTACTTGCAGTATGTGAGCATCGAGATGGACGGGCCCGGCTATCACACGGTGACCGCCTCGATGAGAGATGCGTTCGGTGCTTTGGCTACCGCTTTTACTTCTATCGAGATTGTACCTCCCAATCCGGTGCCTGTTATTGACGGACTAGATCGGGTCGTACAGGGAAGACCTTTAACGGAGACATTCAAAGGCGATCGAAGTTATAGCCCGATTGGGCGAAGTATCAATCATGCCCGCGATGAATGGACCAACGTAAAGGCAGTCTATAACACCGTTGGAACGGAAGATATTACGCTGAACGTTTATGATTCTATGGGGCTGAAATCGCTCCGTCCGGCTGTGCATCAATTAACCGTACTGGAAGATTTGCCGCCGATCCCCGTGCTTGAATACCCGAATCCAAGCGTGAGGAACGCGAGTGTCGTATTTGCCAACACGAGTTATTCTCCTGACGGCGATGCGATCATCAAGAACAAAGTAACCTATCGCTATGACAAGGATAACGACGGAAACTTCATTGAAGAATCCGCAGCAGCGATTACGATGAATGGGCAAAATGAATTCACTTTTACGCCTGTTCGCGTGGGCCAATACAGATTCTATGTAGAGCTCGAGGAGGACTGGGGAAAGAAGGCAACAGGCGAGTTTGACTTTCAAGTCATCAATGATGCACCGAGCGTAAACTTCGATATTTCTACAGAGAGCAAAACGCCGGCACCGCTTGTGCCCGTTCAGCTAAAGGGAAATATCTTGGCGGGGCTGGCAAGCGGTTGGAAGAATAGCGATTTTAAAACGGCTTCGAAGGCGAGCAGCTGGAACTACAATTCCGCCAATGGTGCGCTCGTGCATTCGCCGACTGATTTTTCCCGTTTCAGCCTGAACGTGGCGCCAGCTGCGAATATCAAAATCATTGACACTGGCATGTATTACTACACGAATGATAGCTACTCCTATTTAACAGGACTTACCTACAATTTGGGTAACGGTTATTTTGCTCGAATCGAACAAAGATCTCCAAGCACTACGCTGCTCGCAAGAGTATACAAAATTGATGCATCCGGTTCTATCGTTCAAGTTTCCGAGCATGAAGACGTTTCGGGAATTTACGGCGTGGACGTCATCAATCAACTTGTTTACGCGAAAACGAATGCTTCCCACGAGGGGGCGAGTATTCCAGCAATTGCTACTTACACGATGGCGAGTTTTTTGAGCAGCTCAGGGATACCGCAAAACACGGGATTTCAAGCCGTCATTAACGGCATTCGAATGGACTTATCGTTCCAGGGTCTAAACGAGGGAACTAAGTATCGCCCGACCGCATTCGGGGATGCGCTCTATTATGAAGAGTATGTGTCCTTGTATACCAATACATATCGCAAGAAGCTGTTTAATTGGGGAGAGGATACAGCCTACAGCATGACCGAGTATGGGGACAGCGACTACTATTACGACTCGCTTCCGTTCTCAAATCGAGGTTTTGCGGACAATAAAATGAGGTATCATTTTTATGTTGATACGGGATCTAGCGGCTCGCATGGATATAAAATCTTTAATCCAGCCGATGATAGCAATGCGAACATAGAAAACTATTCGGACATGTGGAGCGAGATCCACTATAACTATACAGAGGATTTAATTCCGACCTTTGACGGGAAATATGTCATTTCAAATTATACCGGGACAGGCATCGTCTATGACACTACAACGAAAAAGCGGTTATATTCGGCTGATACTTACATTCTCGGTACAACGGCCTCCGGCCTGGTATATGGTACAGGGAACGGATACGTGAAAGGATATAAAATTGACTCAGGCGGCGCATTGACACAACTTTGGAATTCTCCGAGTACAGCTGCGTACTCGTCCATACTGCAAGATAATTCGGACGGATTAGTTGTAATGGAGGTCCAGGAAAGTACAGTCACTGTCAGCCGAGTTGACTTGTTTACGGGAGCGAAAACAAATCTAGCGACGCTTGTAAAGCCAAGTGATATTACCGACTGCAGCATATCGCTGGCTTTCACCGGAGAACTGAAAGTTGACATGTCTAACGGCAGGAATCAACGAAAAACGTTCTTTATCACGTCAACCGGCAATCGCTTCGCGAATGAAGCGTTGAGCTCACAGAACCAGCTGCTTGGCACGCCGCATTTTAAAAATGTCATGCTTCAATACAAGATGAAAATGAACCTCAGCGTGAATGAGGACATTTTCTCCGGATTCAGCTTCGGCGCTCAGGACATCTCCAACATGTACCGCGTCGAGCATAATGCGAAGAAGCTGCAGCTCGTAAAAGTAGAAGGCGGGCATCGAACGGTCATTCAATCTATGCCTTACACGTTCAACACCCATCAAACGTATCAAGTGAAAATCGTGGCGCTCGATGGACGCGTGAAAGTGTATGTGGACGGTGTTCCATTAATTGATAAGGCTGATCCTACGTTCGGTGACGGTCAGTTCGGTCCTTTCTCGGAAATACCGCGAACGGAATTCACCGGCATGAGCTACAGCGACCTGAAGGATATGAGCGCAGCATCGAAGCTGCAGGGCGTTGCTTTAGTCGGCCAAGACATGCTTTATACCATAACGAACGACGACGCAGAAAACGATCCGATGATCGAGGCGCTTACGGAATGGAAGTACACTAAGACGAAAGAGAAGTTTTTGAATGCGGGAGACGGGAAATCCGGCTCATCGGTACATAACGGAAAAATCTATCAAGCTCCGCTTAACCAGCCGGACAAAGTAGGTGTATATGAGGTTTCCTACAAAACAGTAGATGATCCGAATGCCGATTTCCGCTATCCGTCAACCGCCTTCCAGCTTTATAGGAAGTCGTCGAATACCGCTTTGCAAACGCTCATCGTGCATCGGGCGCCAATCGTGGATTATGATCTCGGTCTGAATGGAGACAAAACGGTCAAGTGGACGGACCGCAGCCGCGATCCCGACCGCTATTTGAGCTCGACCAACTATTCGACGGAAGCAACGGGAATCGATTATCTCAAAACAAAAGGCATTCTTCAGAAGAAGTTTTACTACATTTCGCCATCAGGAACCTTTGTTGAAAGTAAGCTTGTTACGCCTACGGAGCTTGGAACGTTCACCGTTGGGATGGCGGTGAAGGATGAATACGGCGCTTGGACGGACTTTCTGGAGAAGACTATTACGATCGGTACGCTGCCTTCGCCGGATGAACCGCCGCATGCAGGTTTTACGAGTCCGGCAACGGGGTATCGCGGAGTTCCCGTTACAATGGATTCCACAGCTTGGGATAAGGAAGATGGCGCGAGGCAAAACCTTCCGCATGAGTACTACATTCAAACGGATGGCGGTGCAGAGTCTTTAGCGAGTACTGCGAGAACGAGCTGGACGAAAACGTTCAGCACGCTGGGGACTTTTTCGATCCGGCAAACGGTTGAAGATCATGTTGGGCAGGCAAGTACGGTAACTCATTCGATTACGATTACGAACCGGGTACCTGCTGCTGAGCTTTATTTGCCGAGCAGCACGAATCAAAGCGCACCGGAGAAGCTCGCGACAGCTACGCCGACATTCAAATGGAACTATAGCGATTTGGATGACGACAGCCAAACGAAATATCAGGTGAAAGTGTACCGATACGGAGGGATTTTAGAGCAGGATTCCGGCATTCGATCAGGAAGCGCATTGCTTTGGACGCCTGGCGCGGCATTGCCGGAGAAAGTCGATATGTACGTCATCGTCCGCGTGTTTGACGGCTATGATTGGAGCAGCTATAGCGCGCCGAAGTACTTTTACTTAGAGACGAATCAGCCGCCTGCGGCCGATTTTGATTGGCTGCCCAAGCCTGTTTATGAGGGTGACAAGGTTAGCCTAACGCAGACCCTTTCTGATTCCGATCAGGACAGCCTAAGCATTCGCTATCAGGTAACGGATCCGGTTGGCGCCAGTCAGGCTTATGATTTGACGGGCAGTTTTCCTTATGCGACAGCAGGTCCGAGCTTTAATGCCGCAACACCAGGCAGCTATACGGTGCAGCTTACCGTTTCGGACGGGAAAGCGGCGCCGGTCTTCATCCGCAAGACGATCAATGTGCTCCCGCTAACCGTCAGCGGACAGGTGAAGCATACCGAGCAGTGGAACGAGCGACGCAAGGAGAGCAATTTAGCTGCTAGCGGAAATGAGAATAGCCCTCGATCCTATGCGACTTTTTGGGCGGGGGAACGGTTCATGCTGGAGGCTGCGACGACGGTTACAGGCACGGCAACGGCCGCTGACCGAGTGACGGCAACCTTGAATGGCGTTGCGGTCAGCCTGCAGCCGGCGAATGCGGCGAAGACGGCTTGGCGCGGCGACATGTGGGAAGAGAGCTTCGAGAATTTGCCGGAAGGTCCGCTGCTCTTCACCTTCAAGGCTGTTTACACTAACGGCACAGTTAAATCGACGACGGTTACGGTTACGATCGCAGGGAATACCCGGCAAACGGTAGGCGTTCATCGCGTACAATAA
- a CDS encoding copper amine oxidase N-terminal domain-containing protein, with protein MNKRLIGAILAGAMLLPAGSVHAEAAKAKTPVMLQGEMPIEVLYNARKILFDVRPRIVEGTVLIPVRYVSEKLQASVAIEGRTVLVVKGDRTVKLTIGSREATINGKNVTLAQPAIVENGRTLVPIRVISEGLGVPVRWDEVARFVWVGNEDVPKMEDVAELVDINPFLPYYKGRELYLDIFESGKLATQAYMLDYSDFPFILNNSIYYRWDLTKDSNGASYIKSTTNQSGAMGTGLFYLASGNMFRNRPEIPGFREIIGEFRIHYYNIAFRTDLDSLGDTNWAKFTLKEAQYIGINSDRINSFPVLVKNPFK; from the coding sequence ATGAACAAGAGGTTGATTGGGGCGATTTTGGCGGGAGCGATGCTTCTGCCTGCAGGGTCAGTGCATGCCGAGGCGGCGAAGGCGAAGACACCGGTGATGCTGCAAGGCGAGATGCCTATTGAGGTTTTATATAACGCTAGGAAGATTTTGTTCGATGTGAGGCCGAGGATTGTTGAAGGTACGGTGCTCATTCCAGTCCGGTATGTGTCGGAGAAGCTTCAAGCGTCGGTAGCGATTGAGGGAAGAACGGTTTTGGTAGTTAAAGGCGATAGGACTGTTAAGCTGACGATTGGATCCAGGGAAGCGACTATCAACGGGAAAAATGTGACTCTGGCTCAGCCGGCCATCGTTGAGAACGGGCGCACGCTCGTACCGATTCGAGTCATAAGCGAGGGGCTTGGCGTGCCTGTTCGGTGGGATGAGGTGGCTCGGTTTGTTTGGGTGGGGAATGAGGATGTGCCGAAGATGGAGGATGTGGCGGAGTTGGTGGATATAAATCCGTTTTTGCCGTATTACAAGGGGCGAGAGCTTTATCTCGATATCTTTGAGTCAGGTAAACTCGCGACTCAAGCATATATGCTGGACTATAGTGACTTTCCGTTTATACTCAATAATTCGATTTACTATCGGTGGGATTTGACGAAAGATTCCAATGGCGCTTCTTATATCAAATCAACAACGAATCAAAGTGGGGCAATGGGAACAGGTCTTTTCTATCTTGCTTCTGGGAATATGTTCCGCAATCGGCCAGAGATTCCCGGTTTCCGCGAAATAATTGGAGAATTTCGTATCCACTATTACAATATTGCTTTCCGGACGGATCTTGACTCGCTCGGAGATACCAATTGGGCCAAGTTCACGCTTAAAGAAGCTCAATATATTGGCATCAATTCTGATAGAATCAATTCATTTCCCGTTCTCGTTAAGAATCCATTTAAGTAA